The Onychostoma macrolepis isolate SWU-2019 chromosome 20, ASM1243209v1, whole genome shotgun sequence nucleotide sequence atcagggggtggagacgggtaggtttaggtatatTTAAGATGGGAGGATTTGGATCTGGATCCAATctcgccccctggatcttgtgttctgcagtgaggaccatttTGTCTTTTGGGTACTTacagtagtttttttttgtgaacataattgtgtactgtatatatgaagGAACATAAGTCTCACCTGTTAACAAGCTTTACAGTTTAAGCATGTGttcttataaatgttaaaagttactttaattaaaatacactgGACGTTTAACCCAGTCGGTGGAATTGTCAGACGGTCCCTTACGCATGAAGCGCTGCGATAGCGCGTCAAAGCTTTCTCTAGTAAGCTACATAAAATCAGATATTGAACCTGccaacaataatttaaaaaaaatccactaTGGACCTGCTGCGTGTTTACGAGTGGGTCGATATCAAGACTactttgatatttttgtttgtgtttctaTTGCTGAGTGATTATGTCAGAAATAAAGCTCCGAAGAACTTTCCTCCTGGACCATGGTCTTTACCGATTATTGGACACCTTCATCATATCGATCATACGAAGATTCATCTGCAGTTGGCAAAGGTAAATAGGCCTACAATTTGTATTCTTGTTTGGATGTGTAAGGGTGAAACACTTTGCGAAGATGAAAGTGTCCTGAAATTCAACagtatttaaactattttagtAGCACGTGTTcgttttcaaattatattttcagtttgcaGAAAGATATGGAGACGTTTTAAGCATTCGATTTTTCGGACTAAGAATTGTTGTGTTGAACGGGTACAAAAGAGTGAAGGAAATGTATGTACAACAAGGCGAAATCCTCGTGGATCGACCCATGTTACCAATGATTTATGACATCTTTGGAGACAAAGGTCAGTTTTGGATAATCAAAATACTGCACTGGTGGTTTCGACATAAGAGAGAATAAGAACAACTTAAATGTTCTTTTCAAATATATTGTGAACAAAGTGAAGTGGGAAAATCttgtttaaatgtgttgtaAACAGGTTTAGGTGGCTCCAGTGGGTATAAATGGAAGCAACAGAGGAGATTTGCACTCTCAACTCTTCGAAACTTTGGATTGGGAAAGAAAAGTCTGGAGCCGTCCATCCATCTTGAATGTACATTTCTGAATGAGGCCATTTCAAATGAGCACAGTATGTAGGCTACAGATGTTCTTGGAATGAAAAGAACTGAAACTAACCTTGTTattctacaagcacaagcatGGTTATGTCACAGTAATCATGGCAACATTTCCAGGTCGACCCTTTGATCCTCGCTTACTGCTGAACAACTCTGTCTCAAATGTGAtctgtgtgcttgtgtttgGTCATCGATTTGAGTACAGTGACAATGACTTCCAGTCTCTGCTGAAGAACATCAATGAGGCTATGTATTTGGAAGGAAGCTTCAGTGTTCAAGTaaacattttcagcattttagCTTAAATTTTTCTATATTTAGTATCTTCACTGCTCATCTGCTTcttgttcttttttctttagcTTTATAACATGTTCCCATCACTTATGCGGCGAGTGCCTGGACCGCACAAGAAAATGTTTACTCTGTGGCAGGAGGTGATTGACTTTGTTCAAGAGAAGGTGAATCTACACAGAGTGGATTATGATCAATCAAATCTTCGAGACTACATTGACTGCTTTCTTGCTGAGATGGAAAAAGTAAGACCCTTTCTTAATCCAGTGTCAGAAAATTGAATGCTCTGGTTATAATAACGAATGGCTTTGTGCACCTGTAACTGGCAACATGTAATATTTGTCATCTCttaggaagtttttttttttttttggttatttacTGAGAAATTGGTTAATTGTATGtatctattttatttcacttggtattaattaattaattaaattatttatttttatttattttttatgaatgagGGGATTGTGGAAGGGATTAATAATGGACAATATCTTATTGTTCACCTTGTTAtcattatttctcataatatCATCTATATTGTCACACAAAAGACCAATAAAAAGATCTGAAGTATAATAATGAATGGCCATTGAATTGAAATCCTCTCAATCATGTTGTTTAGCTTAAAGACGACACAGCCGCTGGGTTTGATGTGGAGAACTTGTGCATCTGTAGTCTGGATCTGTTTGTAGCGGGAACTGAGACAACCTCCACCACTCTCTACTGGGGTCTTCTCTACATGATGAAATATCCTGAGATACAAAGTGAGGTTATTgtgagaaaaagtaatgtatgcgcacacacacaatttcTCAGAATTTTGTCTTGTACTATCTCTACTTTGTATCTTCAGCCAAAGTTCAGGAGGAGATTGATCGTGTTGTGGGAGGGTCACGACAGCCATCTTTATCAGACAAGGACAACATGCCCTACACCAATGCTGTCATTCATGAAATACAGAGGATTGGAAATATTGTCCCTTTAAATTTGCCCCGGGCTACTGTGGAAGATACTCAGATAGGAACATACTTTATTCCAAAGGTAAAATAGGACTAGTAAATGTAGAGCACTGTTTGTCTGTGGACATTGGAACAATTtagagtttagcttcaacctGTTCCAACACACCTCCATAAAAGTTTCTAGTAGAGCAGTGGTTCCCAGCCACATTCCTGGAGCTACGCAAATCCTGGATTAGCTGGTTTCGGTGTGTTTAATTACtgttgaagctaaactctgcaggacaggaGCAGGAATGGACACCACTGATTTAAACTCTCTGGGGTGATTTCACGGACAGATattaagcctagtcctagactaaaatggcCCTTTAAATCAGATTAACAGAAATCTGCTTTCTCTGTCATGGTTTTAAATAGTCTTAGATTTAGTCTAGTCTAGAATTGAATAGGCTGATTTCCTGAAGGAAGACCAGAGCTACTTAAGGACTAAATTGAGGCTTAAATTAAACCTACCAGGAGGCAGGTTTAACTTCAGATTAAGGTTGTGTTTCCAGTCtttatatatcaaaattattggcacccttggtagaTATGaacaaatgtgaaaataaatctgcactgTTAaccattttgatttttttataaaaaaaaaaaacagaaacctAACCTTTCATAGAAGTAAAATGGAAACGAAGGGAAATCTCATTTTAAAAGAagtgtttttctctaatacacatcggccacaattaatggcacccttttattcaatactttttgcaacctcctgttgccagtttaacagctatGAGtctctcctataatgcctgatttcataatgtgattttattgaaaagttagatctttttatttatttatttataattgtttttatttactttttttgaaAGATCAAAAGGTCACACATAcaggtttattttcacaaaCTTCGTTGATCATATTTTCTAAGGGTCCCAGTATAATTCTGactatgactctctctctctctctgtctctttctctatcTCTAAAACAGAGCTTTATGTatgacataataaataataataataataatacaaattttttaaaactgaCAACAACAGCTGATTGCAAGAATTTATGCAAGAATTCATTACAAAGAGATTTCTATGCATTCCTTTTCTTTTATTCAACACCTGATGTGTGCAGTTTGCTTTGCTTGCTTTAAAAAAGTTTTCTCATCTTCagtaacattttttgtttgtttgttttttgattgcagtctttttttttccactgcTGACTGTTATCTCGCTGCCTATTTCACTTCTCATTTCTCAACTTCTCAGTACTGGTGCTGTTCCTCTTCAATTAAAAACTGCTGCTGTCACACCAGTCTTCAAGAAACCCGGCCTTGACCCCTCTGATACGGCCAATTACAGACCAATCTCAAATCTTCCACTTCTTTCAGAGCTACTTGAAAAAGTTGTTGCTGCTCAACTTCAGTCGTATTTGTCATCTCATAACATCTATGAATGCTTTCAGTCCGGTTTTCTCACACTTCACAGCACTGAGAAAGCACTTCCTAAGGTTGTCAATGACCTCCTTATGGCCACTAACTCAGGCTCCATTAGCATTTTAATTCTGTTATATCTTTCCTCTGCTTTTGACATGATCTCTCACAGTATTCTAATCTAAAAATCAATTTCAttaattccatttaaaaatcTGTGTATAATCTTTGActcctctctctccttcctACTTCACATTTCTTCTCTCACTAAATCTGCCTTCTTTCACCTCTCAATGATGCTGAGACACTGGTTCATGCCTTCATTACTTCTCGACTGGACTGTAATTCTCTTTTCTATGGTCTACCAAACACAACAATAAATAAGCTCCAACATATCCAGAATTCTGCAGCTAGGGTTCTCACTTTTTCAAAGAAATCTTCTCACATTACTCCCATTCTACACAGACTTCATTGGCTACCTGTCCGTTATCGTATTCATTACAAGATACTCCTCATCACCTACAAAGCACATCATGATCTTGCCCCTCTGTGTATTTCTGATCTTATTCACACTTACTCCCCAGTTCTTCTGATACTGATACTTCTGATACTTCTGATACTGGTCTACTGTTAATTCCACACCACAAATTAGCATTGTTTGGTGGACGAGCGTTTTGTGCCTCTGACCCCACACTCTGGAATTCTATTCACAAACACATTTGTGATCTTTCTTCATTACAAGATTTCAAAACCCAccttaaaacatatatttaaattgataGACTAAAGCTGGAACATTGCTACTATAGTCCTTGAtaaacattttgtttctttAGGGCACAGCTGTGATCGGCAGTTTGACATCAGTGCTGTTTGATGAGTCTGAGTGGGAGACGCCTCACTCTTTCAACCCGGGTCACTTCCTGGATGCCGAGGGCAAATTCAGGAGGAGAGATGCCTTTTTACCTTTTTCTCTAGGTATAAAAAACTCTGCTTTCTTGTAATAAGCTTGTCTATTTTGACAATTTCCATTGTTGTGCTGCAGATAGCCAAGCTTAATTTCCCAAAGCcctacaaaaaaatttaaagtgTATGGAGCACCAAAGGAGACATgataatggaaaaaaatatgagatgggaggaaaaatTATAATTAGGCCTATGCTGTTACCCTGAAAAACTTTGATCACTCACAAAAAAACTTTAGCAGTTTCTCACAAAAGTTTTGCAGTCCTGCCAAATTTTGCCTTTGCTTgcataagcatttaaatatagtttttccTCCCATCATATTTTTTCAATCCCAGTGTCTGTTTAGGGGCTCAGTAGAAACTTCATGGGaaattagcatattaaaattgattttttttttccccccacacaACAATATTGATATCAGAATACGATTAATTCCCTATTTACTTTGCAGAATTGCAAGGCATATACGAGGTACTTTCTCTGCTTTCTAATTTCAGGAAAGAGAGTGTGTCTTGGGGAGCAACTGGCACGGATGGAGCTGTTCCTCTTTTTCTCCTCTCTGCTGCAGCGCTTCACTTTCTCTTCACCAGCGGGTGTGGAGCCCAGCTTAGATTACAAACTGGGGACCACTCGATGTCCCCAACCATATAAATTATGTGCAGTGTCACGTTAAGTCAGGGGTGCCCAAACTTGGTCCGGAGGGCCAGTGTCCTGGATAGTTTAGCTCCAACATTTACCTGAACACATCTGCCTGAAAGTTATACTTTATAGTATGAAAGACCTaaattagctggatcaggtgcaTTTaatcaaagactatagaaatacaaagacggttcactcctatacttatgaatgggagaaactgcaacccGCAATATGGCGGGATAGTCccgccttctaaatgaaagaatcAGTTGTTGATTGGTAAATCATTGCGTCACTGCAGCAGCCGTTAGAAGCTCCAGTTCCCATAGAAACCGGAGGCTAGCAGCCGATGCGCATGCGCAAATTGCGCAGTCATAAGCGCGTTGGAACTACGCatgtgcattggctggtctaacctgaaaaataagctttttaaatgctatttgagcataagaaacaacattcctggggcagttcatttcagattttgttgctgacttgaaatatgttatttaatCGCAAGTTCAgtgagcagtttttgagatttcaggattcccccgtTAATTTAGATAGGACTTGGTCTATGTTTGAGCTGTCCGgaggcattgcaaatatggcGGCCGAATGAAcagactttccttgaaagggactttggtttaattagggttggggctaaactctgcaggacagtggccctccaggaccgagacTGGACACCTACGTATTTAGAAAAGCAATTCAAACAAATATGTGTTTATGTATTGCTTATGtatacactgtatgtgtgtgtgtatatatatatatatatatatatacacatgtggtcagaattgttggtacctttggtaaatatgatcaaaggtcAGGGAACTGAAATGGCcgtagcagaagcttggttttgtgcccagtgacccatttttgtgttgttttttaaggtttgtttttggattattgtccggttggaagatccaaacatggcccattataagatttcaggagtcagtcacttattgatttttttatctgttggtatttgatagaatcagtgatgccatgtgtctgtatccctgtgttcaccaaaccaatcttgagtgtttgctgctaaaaagctaaatatttagttacATCTgatcatagaagccagtcccatttgaagttccagtcgtgtctgataactgaatatgctggagattgttctttggtgaaagcattttcttttcttgattttttttttcttgaaaccctcccaaacaacatgtggtgatgtaggtgatgtttaataataataataataattcattttatttgtgggCGCCTTTCAAGACACTCAAGGACaccttacaataataaaatacacaattaaacaaagggaaaaaacaacaacacaaacaataatacaaaaaaaatcaatacacaATAACCTAAATAAAATCACTCAGGATAGGCTAATCtaaaaaaatgagttttaaggcacgatttaaaaattgaaagaCTAAGACTATTACGTGtttgatccttggagagtctttagccactcaaactctccttctcaccgtgaattaggacgatatagacacatgtcctcttccaggcagattcataacattttctgttgattggaaataggaattttcactgctctagctattttcttaaagccactttttAATTTgagaagctcaattatcttttgctgcacatcagaaatatattctttggtttttctcattgtggagttgaactctgcaggactgcGGCTCTCTAGGACCAGAGTTTGCCCCGTTGTTATATTTCTTTAATTTCAATATACAGAATTGACAAAATTTCTCTACATTGTTCCTGAAGTAGCTttaacactgcacattttggatGCACTTTGAAAACTCTTATCTGACATGCTTATTTTAGGTCTACTAACTAGCTGACGAGTTAAAtcatgtgtgtttgattagtTATTCACTTTGTGTGGTCAAAATCACTGTTACAAGCTAtcctataaaataaaaagaatattacTTAGAAACGCTGGCTTTCACATTATACTGATAATACAATAGGTCAGAATGAATTTGTGCCAGAATTGTGCAAGACAGCGACGATACTTGTACAACAACAGTACTTTGTTCATTTGCTTTACTAAGTGTCAGTCATGGATCTTCTGCACCTTTATGAGTGGCTCGATTTCAAGACTATTTTGAAATTTtcgtgtgtatttttattgctGAGTGATTGTATAGAAATAAAGTGCCGAAAAACTTCCCTCCTGGACCAGAGTCTTTACCGATTACACATTCATCATATCGATCACACAATAGATTCATCTTCAGTTTTTAAAGGTAAACATTCCGGCTACAATTCATTCTCGCTGTGAAACGCAAAGACGTACCGGTTATAGGAGCTTTAAACTGCATTAGGCTTATCGTAGAATCACGATAATGGACAAGACAAGTGATGTTGATACTCaattcatgattttaattaaacatgtttACTAAAAACAATGCAGAATAAAAGTGCAACTAAAGCCTCAGATTGCATTGCTTGACCTCGAATTGAATTGCTTGGATTAGTCAGCTGTATACACAGCATGTTAATTATTTGAAACTATCTCTAACGTTTGTTAATTTTCAAACCAGTTTGCAGTTTGCTGAAAAATATGGCAAGGTTTTCAACATTAGGCTTTTTGGAACAAGAATTGTTGTGTTGGATGGATATAAACTTGTGAAGGAGGTGTATATATCAGGGTGACAACCTTGCTGATCGACCGATGTTACCTTTATTTTATGACATCACTGGGTACAAAGGTCAGTCTAACATAAGAATGTTTAACTGGTGGTTTAAATTTTTCACCATAAATGGTTAGCCATTGATTCATACTAAAAGTAAGCCTGACACTGGATgtgaattaataaatatgttGTTAATCTGCTGCTTCAAAGGAACTTGCATTCTATGAAGGGATTGATCAGCATAGAATTTGCATTGCATACAAGTTGactttgaaaatgaaaactgtgaaataaactttacatttttatttgaattgtgtCACTATTATTGCGTgagcattaataaaaaaaatttgtataaactggatttgcattttctttttcacatttacCTTTTCATTTTAAGATTGACAGCTTTGCCTCGAGATTGCAGTGCAAATTAAATGTCCAATCAccaattgcattttatttttcagtttgtcAGGGAAAATGCATTGTCACAgcgaaaataaaaatgttcaattttGGCACATTTTGCGTATAGTtttctttaatgaaaatgttaatctggttttcatttttataattaaattgatttatttaaaattggcAGAAAATTCCTACCAtagttacctgtataaaagacagcctgtccacagaagcaatcaatcaatcagattccaaactctccaccatggccaagaccaaagagctgtccaaggatgtcagggacaagattgtagacctacacaaggctggaatgggctacaagaccatcgccaagcagcttggtgagaaggtgacaacagttggtgcgattattcgcaaatggtagaaatacaaaattacagtcaatctccctcggtctggggcttcatgcaagatctcacctcgtggagtttcaatgatcatgagaacggtgaggaatcagcccagaactacacgggaggatcttgtcaatgatctcaaggcagctgggaccatagtcaccaagaaaacaattggtaacacactatgcagtgaaggactgaaatcctgcagcacccgcaaggtccccctgctcaagaaagcacatgtacaggcccgtctgaagtttgccaatgattcagaggagaactgggtgaaaatgttgtggtcagatgagaccaaaatcaagCTCTTTGGCATTAACTCAACTCgctgtgtttggaggaggaggaatgctgcctatgaccccaagaacaccatccccaccatcAAACAGAGGTGGAAACagtatgctttgggggtgtttttctgcaaaggggacaggacaactgaaCTGCATCAAAGGGAtgatgaatggggccatgtactgTCAGgaccagggcattgaaaatgggtcatggatgggtattccagcatgacaatgacccaaaacacatggccaaggcaacaaaggggtggctcaagaagaagcacattaaggtcctggagtggcctagccagtctccagaccttaatcccatagaaaatgtgtggagggagctgaaggtttgagttgccaaatgtcagcctcgaaaccttaatgacttggagaggatctgcaaagaggagtgggataaaatccctcctgagatgtgtgcaaatctggtggccaactacaagagacgtctgacctctgtgattgccaaccagggttttgccaccaagtactaagtcatgttttgcgaaggggtcaaatacttacaGTCATgcccaaaaatatcggcaccctttgtatatatgatcaaagaaggatgtgaaaatttatctgcattgttaatccttttgatcttttatttttaaaattcacaaaaatctaacctttcattagataataagaatttaaaatgggggaatatcattatgaaataaatgttttctcaaatacacgttggacacaattatcggcacccctagaaattcttatgagtaaaatatctctgaagtatattcccattcatattcacaattctgagcactccagggtgattatgaacatgaaattatccagccatggcttcctgtttcacagaaatataaatataaattcataaataaataaatataaaaacaaagcccaaattcccttaatcatccatcacaatgagaaaaaccaaagaatatatttctgatgagcagcaaaagataattgagcttcacaaattagtgaagtagctttaagaaaagagctagagcagtgaaaattcccatttccaccatcagggtgataattaagaatttccaatcaacataaaatgttacgaaactgcctggaagaggatgcaTGTctgtatcgtcctaatgcacagtgagaaggagagtttgagtggctaaagactctacaaggaccacagctggagaattacagaaaatagttgagtctcggggtcagaaaaccttaaaaaaaaaattgtcaaacagtacctacatcaccacatgttgtttgggagggtttcaagaaacaTTCTCCTACCTCATCTAAAatcaaactccagc carries:
- the LOC131526777 gene encoding cytochrome P450 2J3-like — encoded protein: MDLLRVYEWVDIKTTLIFLFVFLLLSDYVRNKAPKNFPPGPWSLPIIGHLHHIDHTKIHLQLAKFAERYGDVLSIRFFGLRIVVLNGYKRVKEMYVQQGEILVDRPMLPMIYDIFGDKGLGGSSGYKWKQQRRFALSTLRNFGLGKKSLEPSIHLECTFLNEAISNEHSRPFDPRLLLNNSVSNVICVLVFGHRFEYSDNDFQSLLKNINEAMYLEGSFSVQLYNMFPSLMRRVPGPHKKMFTLWQEVIDFVQEKVNLHRVDYDQSNLRDYIDCFLAEMEKLKDDTAAGFDVENLCICSLDLFVAGTETTSTTLYWGLLYMMKYPEIQTKVQEEIDRVVGGSRQPSLSDKDNMPYTNAVIHEIQRIGNIVPLNLPRATVEDTQIGTYFIPKGTAVIGSLTSVLFDESEWETPHSFNPGHFLDAEGKFRRRDAFLPFSLGKRVCLGEQLARMELFLFFSSLLQRFTFSSPAGVEPSLDYKLGTTRCPQPYKLCAVSR